The Pleuronectes platessa chromosome 13, fPlePla1.1, whole genome shotgun sequence genome includes a window with the following:
- the lrrc8da gene encoding volume-regulated anion channel subunit LRRC8D isoform X2: protein MFTLTEVASLNDIQPTYRILKPWWDVFMDYLGLVMLMLAIFAMTMQITKDQVACLPCLEDPDETPGAKPGSFPQQPAQVTASTASTGAPVASTLPYISKDLPDEAVHEIHTTQQHTAGLSESYPNQPQPTGIKTNLDYQQYIFVNQICYHVALPWYSKYFPYLTLIHTIILMVSSNFWFKYPKTSSKIEHFVSILGRCFESPWTTKALSETACEDSEENKQRLTGTSSVPKRVSLEGKDESVTSSTPMLGVKFSADKPIAEVPSSMTILDKKDGEQAKALFEKVRKFRAHVEDSDFIYKLYVAQTIVKTVKFILILSYTSTFMAKINFKHQCEPDIKQLTGYTLFYCTHNMAFMLNKLLISYMALILIYGMACLYSLFWVFRRPLKEYSFEKVREESSFSDIPDVKNDFAFLLHMVDQYDQLYSKRFGVFLSEVSENKLREISLNHEWTFEKLRQLVSRNTQDQQELHLFMISGLPNAVFDLTDLEVLKLELIPEVRFTAKVSQMTSLQELHLCHCPAKVEQTGFAFLRDHLRCLHVKFTDVAEIPAWVYLLRSLRELNLIGNLSSDNNKMIGLESMRDLRHLKTLCLKSNLSKMPTNITELSPHLIKLVVHNDGTKLLVLNSLKKMTNLIELELHSCEIERIPHAIFSLTNLQELDLKSNNIRTIEEIISFQHIKRLTCLKLWHNKIITIPSSIVQVKSLESLHLSHNKLESLPPALFVLPKLRHLDVSHNSISVLPPDVGLLHNLQHLAINSNKLEVLPKPLFRCTKLKVLCLGQNALTVLPETVGQLVQLTQLELRGNCLDRLPALLGNCRLLRKNGLVVEDHLFDTLPVEVKESISRETNVSFTSGL, encoded by the coding sequence ATGTTCACGCTCACGGAGGTTGCGTCCTTGAATGACATTCAGCCGACATACCGAATCCTAAAGCCATGGTGGGACGTCTTCATGGACTACCTGGGACTGGTCATGCTCATGCTTGCCATATTCGCCATGACCATGCAGATCACTAAGGACCAGGTGGCGTGCCTTCCCTGTCTGGAGGACCCAGACGAGACACCAGGAGCTAAACCTGGCTCATTCCCCCAGCAGCCCGCACAAGTAACAGCCTCAACCGCATCCACCGGGGCCCCAGTGGCCTCAACCCTCCCCTATATTTCCAAGGACTTACCGGACGAAGCAGTCCACGAGATCCAcaccacacaacaacacactgcgGGGTTGTCAGAGAGTTATCCCAATCAACCTCAACCAACTGGAATCAAAACCAATCTGGACTATCAACAGTATATCTTCGTCAACCAAATATGTTACCACGTTGCCTTGCCCTGGTACTCCAAGTACTTCCCATACCTCACTCTCATCCACACTATTATTCTCATGGTCAGTAGCAACTTCTGGTTCAAATACCCCAAAACAAGCTCGAAGATCGAACATTTTGTTTCCATTCTAGGCAGATGCTTTGAGTCTCCCTGGACAACCAAGGCTTTGTCTGAAACCGCTTGTGAGGACTCTGAGGAGAACAAGCAGAGGCTGACCGGCACCTCCTCAGTACCAAAACGGGTGTCTTTAGAGGGGAAGGACGAGAGCGTCACCTCGTCCACTCCCATGCTTGGCGTGAAGTTTTCCGCAGATAAGCCCATAGCGGAGGTCCCTAGTAGTATGACAATCCTGGACAAAAAAGATGGGGAGCAGGCAAAAGCCTTATTTGAGAAAGTGAGAAAATTCAGAGCTCACGTGGAAGACAGCGATTTCATCTACAAGCTTTATGTAGCACAGACCATTGTCAAAACCGTCAAgtttattttgatattgtccTACACTTCAACCTTTATGGCTAAGATTAATTTTAAGCACCAATGTGAGCCTGATATCAAACAGCTTACAGGATACACACTTTTCTACTGTACACACAACATGGCTTTCATGCTGAACAAGCTGCTGATCAGCTACATGGCTTTGATTTTGATCTATGGCATGGCGTGCTTGTACTCACTCTTCTGGGTGTTTCGGCGACCCCTGAAAGAGTACTCGTTCGAGAAGGTCAGGGAGGAGAGCAGCTTTAGTGACATTCCTGATGTCAAGAACGACTTTGCATTCCTCTTACACATGGTTGACCAGTATGACCAACTCTACTCCAAGCGCTTCGGTGTCTTCTTGTCTGAAGTCAGTGAAAACAAGCTGAGGGAGATCAGCCTCAATCACGAGTGGACCTTTGAAAAGTTGAGGCAGCTCGTGAGCCGTAACACACAGGACCAGCAGGAGCTGCACCTTTTCATGATCTCCGGACTCCCCAACGCGGTGTTTGACCTCACCGACTTGGAGGTGCTTAAACTGGAGCTGATTCCTGAGGTGCGGTTCACGGCAAAAGTCTCTCAGATGACCAGCCTGCAGGAGCTGCATCTCTGCCACTGTCCCGCCAAAGTAGAGCAGACAGGCTTCGCTTTCCTCCGCGACCATCTTCGGTGTCTTCACGTCAAGTTCACCGATGTTGCAGAGATCCCAGCTTGGGTGTATCTGCTAAGGAGTTTGAGGGAGCTAAACCTCATTGGCAACTTGAGCtcggataataataaaatgatcgGTCTTGAGTCCATGCGAGATTTGAGGCATTTAAAGACATTATGCCTGAAGAGCAACCTCTCTAAAATGCCCACAAACATCACTGAGCTTTCGCCACACTTAATTAAATTAGTCGTGCACAACGATGGTACAAAACTGCTTGTGCTCAATAGTCTAAAAAAGATGACAAATCTGATTGAACTTGAGTTGCACAGCTGCGAAATAGAGAGGATTCCCCACGCTATTTTCAGCCTGACCAACTTACAGGAGCTTGACTTGAAATCTAACAACATCCGCACCATTGAGGAGATCATCAGCTTCCAGCACATCAAGAGGCTGACGTGCCTGAAACTGTGGCACAACAAAATAATCACCATTCCATCCTCCATCGTGCAGGTCAAGTCCCTGgagtctctccacctctcccacAATAAGCTGGAGTCTTTGCCTCCGGCCTTGTTCGTACTACCCAAACTGCGGCACTTGGATGTCAGCCACAACTCCATCTCGGTGCTACCTCCAGATGTCGGCCTCCTCCACAACCTCCAGCACCTGGCCATCAACTCCAACAAACTGGAGGTGCTGCCCAAGCCTCTGTTTAGGTGCACCAAGCTAAAGGTGCTGTGTCTGGGGCAAAATGCGCTCACCGTGCTGCCGGAGACGGTGGGTCAGCTGGTGCAGCTCACCCAGCTGGAGCTCAGAGGTAACTGTCTGGACAGACTGCCCGCCCTGCTCGGAAACTGCCGCCTGCTGCGGAAAAACGGCCTGGTTGTGGAGGACCACCTCTTTGACACACTGCCTGTGGAAGTCAAGGAGAGCATCAGCCGAGAGACCAACGTGTCCTTCACGAGCGGCTTAtag
- the lrrc8da gene encoding volume-regulated anion channel subunit LRRC8D isoform X1, with protein MMFTLTEVASLNDIQPTYRILKPWWDVFMDYLGLVMLMLAIFAMTMQITKDQVACLPCLEDPDETPGAKPGSFPQQPAQVTASTASTGAPVASTLPYISKDLPDEAVHEIHTTQQHTAGLSESYPNQPQPTGIKTNLDYQQYIFVNQICYHVALPWYSKYFPYLTLIHTIILMVSSNFWFKYPKTSSKIEHFVSILGRCFESPWTTKALSETACEDSEENKQRLTGTSSVPKRVSLEGKDESVTSSTPMLGVKFSADKPIAEVPSSMTILDKKDGEQAKALFEKVRKFRAHVEDSDFIYKLYVAQTIVKTVKFILILSYTSTFMAKINFKHQCEPDIKQLTGYTLFYCTHNMAFMLNKLLISYMALILIYGMACLYSLFWVFRRPLKEYSFEKVREESSFSDIPDVKNDFAFLLHMVDQYDQLYSKRFGVFLSEVSENKLREISLNHEWTFEKLRQLVSRNTQDQQELHLFMISGLPNAVFDLTDLEVLKLELIPEVRFTAKVSQMTSLQELHLCHCPAKVEQTGFAFLRDHLRCLHVKFTDVAEIPAWVYLLRSLRELNLIGNLSSDNNKMIGLESMRDLRHLKTLCLKSNLSKMPTNITELSPHLIKLVVHNDGTKLLVLNSLKKMTNLIELELHSCEIERIPHAIFSLTNLQELDLKSNNIRTIEEIISFQHIKRLTCLKLWHNKIITIPSSIVQVKSLESLHLSHNKLESLPPALFVLPKLRHLDVSHNSISVLPPDVGLLHNLQHLAINSNKLEVLPKPLFRCTKLKVLCLGQNALTVLPETVGQLVQLTQLELRGNCLDRLPALLGNCRLLRKNGLVVEDHLFDTLPVEVKESISRETNVSFTSGL; from the exons A TGATGTTCACGCTCACGGAGGTTGCGTCCTTGAATGACATTCAGCCGACATACCGAATCCTAAAGCCATGGTGGGACGTCTTCATGGACTACCTGGGACTGGTCATGCTCATGCTTGCCATATTCGCCATGACCATGCAGATCACTAAGGACCAGGTGGCGTGCCTTCCCTGTCTGGAGGACCCAGACGAGACACCAGGAGCTAAACCTGGCTCATTCCCCCAGCAGCCCGCACAAGTAACAGCCTCAACCGCATCCACCGGGGCCCCAGTGGCCTCAACCCTCCCCTATATTTCCAAGGACTTACCGGACGAAGCAGTCCACGAGATCCAcaccacacaacaacacactgcgGGGTTGTCAGAGAGTTATCCCAATCAACCTCAACCAACTGGAATCAAAACCAATCTGGACTATCAACAGTATATCTTCGTCAACCAAATATGTTACCACGTTGCCTTGCCCTGGTACTCCAAGTACTTCCCATACCTCACTCTCATCCACACTATTATTCTCATGGTCAGTAGCAACTTCTGGTTCAAATACCCCAAAACAAGCTCGAAGATCGAACATTTTGTTTCCATTCTAGGCAGATGCTTTGAGTCTCCCTGGACAACCAAGGCTTTGTCTGAAACCGCTTGTGAGGACTCTGAGGAGAACAAGCAGAGGCTGACCGGCACCTCCTCAGTACCAAAACGGGTGTCTTTAGAGGGGAAGGACGAGAGCGTCACCTCGTCCACTCCCATGCTTGGCGTGAAGTTTTCCGCAGATAAGCCCATAGCGGAGGTCCCTAGTAGTATGACAATCCTGGACAAAAAAGATGGGGAGCAGGCAAAAGCCTTATTTGAGAAAGTGAGAAAATTCAGAGCTCACGTGGAAGACAGCGATTTCATCTACAAGCTTTATGTAGCACAGACCATTGTCAAAACCGTCAAgtttattttgatattgtccTACACTTCAACCTTTATGGCTAAGATTAATTTTAAGCACCAATGTGAGCCTGATATCAAACAGCTTACAGGATACACACTTTTCTACTGTACACACAACATGGCTTTCATGCTGAACAAGCTGCTGATCAGCTACATGGCTTTGATTTTGATCTATGGCATGGCGTGCTTGTACTCACTCTTCTGGGTGTTTCGGCGACCCCTGAAAGAGTACTCGTTCGAGAAGGTCAGGGAGGAGAGCAGCTTTAGTGACATTCCTGATGTCAAGAACGACTTTGCATTCCTCTTACACATGGTTGACCAGTATGACCAACTCTACTCCAAGCGCTTCGGTGTCTTCTTGTCTGAAGTCAGTGAAAACAAGCTGAGGGAGATCAGCCTCAATCACGAGTGGACCTTTGAAAAGTTGAGGCAGCTCGTGAGCCGTAACACACAGGACCAGCAGGAGCTGCACCTTTTCATGATCTCCGGACTCCCCAACGCGGTGTTTGACCTCACCGACTTGGAGGTGCTTAAACTGGAGCTGATTCCTGAGGTGCGGTTCACGGCAAAAGTCTCTCAGATGACCAGCCTGCAGGAGCTGCATCTCTGCCACTGTCCCGCCAAAGTAGAGCAGACAGGCTTCGCTTTCCTCCGCGACCATCTTCGGTGTCTTCACGTCAAGTTCACCGATGTTGCAGAGATCCCAGCTTGGGTGTATCTGCTAAGGAGTTTGAGGGAGCTAAACCTCATTGGCAACTTGAGCtcggataataataaaatgatcgGTCTTGAGTCCATGCGAGATTTGAGGCATTTAAAGACATTATGCCTGAAGAGCAACCTCTCTAAAATGCCCACAAACATCACTGAGCTTTCGCCACACTTAATTAAATTAGTCGTGCACAACGATGGTACAAAACTGCTTGTGCTCAATAGTCTAAAAAAGATGACAAATCTGATTGAACTTGAGTTGCACAGCTGCGAAATAGAGAGGATTCCCCACGCTATTTTCAGCCTGACCAACTTACAGGAGCTTGACTTGAAATCTAACAACATCCGCACCATTGAGGAGATCATCAGCTTCCAGCACATCAAGAGGCTGACGTGCCTGAAACTGTGGCACAACAAAATAATCACCATTCCATCCTCCATCGTGCAGGTCAAGTCCCTGgagtctctccacctctcccacAATAAGCTGGAGTCTTTGCCTCCGGCCTTGTTCGTACTACCCAAACTGCGGCACTTGGATGTCAGCCACAACTCCATCTCGGTGCTACCTCCAGATGTCGGCCTCCTCCACAACCTCCAGCACCTGGCCATCAACTCCAACAAACTGGAGGTGCTGCCCAAGCCTCTGTTTAGGTGCACCAAGCTAAAGGTGCTGTGTCTGGGGCAAAATGCGCTCACCGTGCTGCCGGAGACGGTGGGTCAGCTGGTGCAGCTCACCCAGCTGGAGCTCAGAGGTAACTGTCTGGACAGACTGCCCGCCCTGCTCGGAAACTGCCGCCTGCTGCGGAAAAACGGCCTGGTTGTGGAGGACCACCTCTTTGACACACTGCCTGTGGAAGTCAAGGAGAGCATCAGCCGAGAGACCAACGTGTCCTTCACGAGCGGCTTAtag